One part of the Nocardia higoensis genome encodes these proteins:
- a CDS encoding HD domain-containing protein produces the protein MPTALPTERPIPGPGPVDTSPITLTPALDPDLDPIWKAVVPETRSRSNDIHLPISLAYAERLCNAFPHADRQLVRVAIQLHDTGWGRVDENRILSEGFSGEWRKAEIRFEHERQGCLIAREVLPPLGYGDEFVEEVCAIIDGHDTRMEAHTLEDALVRDADRLWRFDHAGIALASGWFRMDPAVYTDRLESQIIPELLTAPAITMATADLQRSRALLKTAVIR, from the coding sequence ATGCCCACCGCCCTGCCCACCGAACGGCCGATCCCCGGCCCCGGCCCCGTCGACACCTCCCCCATCACCCTCACCCCCGCGCTGGACCCCGACCTCGATCCCATCTGGAAGGCCGTCGTCCCCGAGACCCGCTCCCGCTCCAACGACATCCACCTGCCCATCTCTCTCGCCTACGCCGAACGCCTCTGCAACGCCTTCCCACACGCCGACCGCCAGCTGGTGCGCGTCGCCATCCAGCTGCACGACACCGGCTGGGGCCGCGTCGACGAAAACCGCATCCTCTCCGAAGGCTTCTCCGGCGAATGGCGCAAAGCCGAGATCCGCTTCGAACACGAGCGCCAAGGCTGCCTCATCGCCCGCGAAGTCCTCCCGCCCCTGGGCTACGGCGACGAATTCGTCGAAGAGGTCTGCGCCATCATCGACGGCCACGACACCCGCATGGAGGCCCACACCCTCGAGGACGCCCTGGTCCGCGACGCCGACCGGCTGTGGCGCTTCGACCACGCGGGCATCGCGCTGGCATCGGGCTGGTTCCGCATGGACCCCGCCGTCTACACCGACCGCCTCGAATCCCAGATCATCCCCGAGTTGCTCACCGCGCCT